The Oncorhynchus tshawytscha isolate Ot180627B linkage group LG02, Otsh_v2.0, whole genome shotgun sequence genome contains the following window.
ACGCAGGAGAAGAACAATGTCCCCAGGCTGGTCGCTGGGAACTTAGAGGTATCATTTCTCGGAAGTCATAGCAGCAGCCATGGGAGGCCTTATGGTGCCGCGGGCGGCGGCTGCCAGCTCTTCGATCTCTGCATTTAGCTTCCTGATCACCCACTCCATCGCCTCACGACCctgatggaggaagaggagacaaatTAGAAgttgcatttttttaaatatatatatatttgaaacaATATAAATTATCTCAGATTTCAAAAGGACATAGCCTGGTCCCGGATCTGGTTGTGTTGTATAGCTCCGATGGAAGTTGTCATGCCAAACACGAGAAAAGGTGTAGGCTATACAGCACGAAGAGATCTGAGACCAAGCTATCATGGACATCATGAGTTTTTTTCAAActacatgaaaatacaagtgttccTCTAACCAGCCATCTGAGTAGGTGAGGTGAAGACCGAGATCACGTACCTTGCCTGCGTTTGCAGAGATGGTGCTAGCCATAACTCCCTCCAGGTAGCTACTCAGACTAACCCCTTTGACTGAGATGAGAGCTTCTTGAGTCAATATCGTCCTGCACAGACAAGAGTGGAGAATTtgtctaaaaaaataaatatatattcatGTAATgcatttatcctttatttaaccagggaagtGACATTGGAGATCGAAATCTCCCATTTTAAGTAGCCCCTGATACACTGTAAGCATGGAACAAAGTTAGTAAAGCCTTCCTTGGTTTGACTGTACTTACTTCTCTGCGTCATCAGGATGTGGTCTGTATGTAAGCTTCTCATCCACTGACACCATGTTAGTGAATGTGATCTGCAGAGAGAATCATAGAGGCAGACAGCATTAGAGACGTTCGGGAGTTTAATGGAATATACACATTCACTCTAAATTACtgtgaactatactgaacaaaaaatataaacgcaaattgtaaagtgttggtcccatgtttcatgagctgaaataaaatatcccagaaatgttccatacgcacaaaaaccttatttctcttatttttgtgcacaaatttgtttacctccctgttagagagcttttctcctttgccaagataatccatccacttgacagatgtggcatgtcaagaagctgattaaaaagcatgatcattacacaggtgcaccttgtgctggggacaataaaaggccactctaaaatgtgcagttttgtcacaacacaatgccacagatgttttgagggagcatgcaattgtcatgctgactgtcggaatgtccaccagagctgttgccagagaattgaatgttaatttctctaccataaaccgcctccaacgttgttttagagaatttggcagtacgtccaactggcctcacaactgcagaccacgtgtaaccacgccagcccaggacctccgaatcagtcttcttcacctgcgggatcgtcagaACAGCATTtcggtctgtaataaagcccttttgtggggagaaACTCTTTCTGATTAGCTGGGCCTGGCACCCCAGTGGGTGGGTTTGGCTCCGCAGTGGGTGGgtttggctccccagtgggtgggccacccctgcccagtcatgtgaaatccatagattagggcctaatgaatttatttcaattgactaatttccttatatgaactgtaactcagtaaaatcatagaAATTGTTGTATGATGCgcttatattttttgttcagtacagaACAAGGTAGACCTTCCATAAATATCAAACCATTTGGCTCATTACATTCAGGGTTCCTGAGTTCTCAGACACAATCATCTGCTATTGGAAATGAGACCAGGACAGCTTCCAGAGTTTCAGGTTCTTCAACACAGCATGTTTTGTAAATGGTTAAATGACTGGTCTTGTAACAAATTAATGCAACAGCCAGGCTATAGGTCTTACAACATGCCACCTACGAaagatgtacactgagtatacaacatTTTAAGAACACCTTggtaatattgagttgcacccccccctaCCCACCTGGGAATGAGATtgtgagaaacagcttctattgaggctaaacagtcaccactaatcCAGCCTCCACCAAGTAGCTTGCCCTGAACTGctgccatatctcagactggccaataaaaataaaatattaatatgggcaaaataacagacactggacataggaactctgcctagaaggccagcatcccggagtcgcctcttcactgttgagactggtgttctgtgggtactatttaatgaagctaccagttgacGACTTGTGAGGCTTCTGGTTTGAGAAAGAcagtctaatgtacttgtcctcttgctcagttgtgcaccggggcctcccactcatctttctattctggctagagacagtttgcgctgttctgtgacgggagtagtacacagcattgtatgagatattcagtttcttgccaatttctcgcatggaatagccttcatttttcagaacaagaatagactgacgagtttcagaagaaagttctttgttggtggccattttgagcctgtaatcgaacccacaaatgctgatgctccagatactcaactagtctaaagaaggacagttttattacttctttaat
Protein-coding sequences here:
- the prelid3b gene encoding PRELI domain containing protein 3B produces the protein MKIWTSEHIFNHPWETVTKAAMQKYPNPMNPSVFGVDVLDRSVDSRGRLHSNRLLSAEWGLPSIVKSIIGRTQTCTYIQEHSVVDPIEKTFWLQSSNITFTNMVSVDEKLTYRPHPDDAEKTILTQEALISVKGVSLSSYLEGVMASTISANAGKGREAMEWVIRKLNAEIEELAAAARGTIRPPMAAAMTSEK